In the Arachis ipaensis cultivar K30076 chromosome B10, Araip1.1, whole genome shotgun sequence genome, one interval contains:
- the LOC107622756 gene encoding cycloartenol-C-24-methyltransferase, whose product MDLASGVGGKINKAQVLDAVDKYEKYHVHYGGKQEDRNANYTDMVNKYYDLATSFYEFGWGESFHFAHRWNGESLRESIKRHEHFLALQLGLKPGQKVLDVGCGIGGPLREIARFSSTSVTGLNNNEYQISRGKELNRIVGVDKTCDFIKADFMKMPIPDNSFDAVYAIEATCHAPDAYGCYKEIYRVLKPGQCFAAYEWCMTDAYDPNNQEHQKIKAEVEIGDGLPDIRSTTKCLEALKQAGFEIIWEKDLAKESPVPWYQPLDTNHFSLSSFRLTAVGRFFTRNMVKALEFAGLAPKGSLRVQDFLEKAAEGLVEGGKKEIFTPMYFFLARKPLSESN is encoded by the exons GTATGAGAAGTATCATGTTCACTATGGAGGGAAACAAGAAGATAGGAATGCTAACTACACTGATATG GTTAACAAATACTATGATCTTGCTACGAGCTTTTATGAGTTTGGGTGGGGAGAATCTTTCCATTTTGCACACAG ATGGAATGGTGAGTCTCTTCGAGAAAGCATCAAACGTCACGAGCATTTCCTTGCTTTGCAACTTGGCTTGAAGCCTGGGCAGAAG GTTTTGGATGTTGGATGTGGAATTGGAGGACCATTGAGAGAAATTGCTCGCTTTAG CTCAACATCAGTTACAGGGTTGAATAACAATGAGTACCAAATATCAAGAGGAAAG GAACTCAATCGTATAGTTGGAGTAGACAAGACTTGCGACTTCATTAAG GCTGATTTCATGAAAATGCCTATTCCAGACAACAGTTTTGATGCAGTATATGCAATTGAAGCCACCTGCCATGCACCTGATGCT TATGGATGCTATAAAGAAATTTATAGAGTGTTGAAGCCCGGCCAATGTTTTGCTGCATACGAATGGTGCATGACCGATGCATATGATCCCAATAACCAAGAACATCAAAAAATCAAG GCAGAAGTTGAGATTGGTGATGGCCTTCCAGACATTAGGTCGACTACAAAGTGTCTTGAAGCTCTTAAGCAAGCAGGTTTTGAG ATAATATGGGAGAAAGATCTTGCAAAGGAGTCTCCTGTTCCCTGGTACCAGCCTTTAGACACAAATCACTTCTCACTGAGTAGCTTCCGTCTAACCGCTGTTGGACGATTTTTTACCAGAAACATG GTCAAGGCTTTGGAATTTGCTGGATTGGCTCCAAAGGGAAGTCTAAGGGTTCAAGATTTTCTAGAGAAAGCTGCTGAGGGACTAGTTGAAGGCGGAAA GAAAGAGATATTCACACCTATGTACTTCTTTTTGGCTCGGAAGCCTCTTTCGGAGAGCAACTAA
- the LOC107622757 gene encoding cystinosin homolog, whose protein sequence is MASWNSVPLEVTYQVFGWLTFISWGISCYPQVILNFRRKSVVGLNFDYEILNTIKHWSYLIYNASLFFSPVIQKQYFDKYGYQQMIPVAANDVAFSTHSVVMNLVVLFQLAIYERGNQKFTKYAISIVAIVCIIYSICFFIALPSHSWLWLISIFNSIQVCMTIIKYFPQAFMNFLRKSTDGFSIGGVLLDFSGGVFNYSQMAVQSIDQGSWVNFYGNMGKVLISLVTIVYDSILMLQHYVLYPEKKGVTCSKNYKEIKQPLISESPIPIDQQIKDSVPAQEV, encoded by the exons ATGGCTTCATGGAATTCAGTTCCACTGGAAGTAACATACCAAGTGTTTGGTTGGTTGACTTTCATTTCATGGGGCATATCTTGTTACCCACAAGTCATCTTAAACTTCCGCAGAAAAAG TGTGGTGGGGTTGAACTTTGATTACGAGATTCTAAACACGATAAAGCACTGGTCATATCTCATATACAACGCTTCCCTCTTCTTTAGTCCTGTTATTCAGAAACAATATTTTGATAAGTATGGCTACCAACAG ATGATCCCTGTAGCGGCTAATGATGTTGCTTTCTCAACTCACTCTGTTGTAATGAATTTAGTTGTATTGTTCCAACTTGCAATCTATGAA CGTGGAAATCAGAAATTCACCAAATATGCCATTTCAATAGTGGCTATTGTGTGCATCATTTATTCAATTTGTTTTTTCATTGCATTACCTTCCCACTCATGGCTTTGGCTAATCTCCATCTTCAA CTCAATTCAAGTATGCATGACAATAATCAAATACTTTCCCCAG GCATTCATGAACTTCTTGAGAAAGAGCACAGATGGATTCAGCATTggtggtgttcttcttgattttTCCGGAGGAGTCTTTAATTATTCACAAATGGCTGTGCAGTCTATAGATCAAG GTTCATGGGTGAACTTCTATGGAAACATGGGAAAAGTATTGATATCCTTG GTGACTATAGTTTACGATTCAATTCTAATGCTTCAGCACTATGTACTTTATCCGGAGAAGAAAGGGGTTACTTGTTCCAAAAATTACAAAGAAATCAAGCAACCTCTAATCTCTGAAAGTCCAATTCCAATAGATCAACAAATCAAAGATTCTGTTCCTGCTCAAGAAGTATAA
- the LOC107621280 gene encoding uncharacterized protein LOC107621280 produces MSISSGAALHKLQKPGQTPFLLLRNLPLRALRGSQSSDNWLSVWRLHIPEKYKFLIWLNFHNVLPTAEFRLGRGLALSSTCHRCQNGSEFILHCLRECPSAKEIWRSRNDDLFNIDDSWSASKVVSLIRSSVKKLHTIFAMHQSLSPPSLCLHWVPPPFHSIKLNCDASCFVPFDYAGFGCIIRNSDGCWLKGCTGKVEVCSVLFAELYAIWRGLLLAWDSGFREIICETDCLKVLFLVNQRMLDKDILEWDLAKHIQEVMSWNWRVSILLIQRNANSVADCMAKAATSGADIPNS; encoded by the exons ATGTCCATCTCCAGCGGAGCTGCATTGCATAAATTGCAGAAACCAGGGCAAACTCCATTCCTTCTGTTGCG TAATCTACCTCTCCGCGCATTGCGCGGGTCTCAATCTAGTGATAATTGGTTGTCGGTATGGCGACTGCATATTCCTGAGAAGTACAAGTTCTTGATTTGGCTCAATTTTCATAATGTTCTTCCTACGGCAGAGTTTCGTTTGGGTCGTGGCTTAGCTTTATCTAGCACCTGTCATCGGTGTCAGAATGGTTCTGAATTCATTCTTCATTGTCTTCGGGAGTGCCCTAGTGCCAAGGAG ATTTGGAGAAGTAGAAATGATGACTTATTTAATATAGATGACTCTTGGAGTGCTAGTAAAGTGGTGAGTTTGATTCGTAGTTCAGTAAAGAAGCTCCACACTATTTTTGCTATGCATCAATCTTTGTCTCCTCCTTCGCTTTGTTTGCATTGGGTTCCACCTCCATTTCATTCTattaaattgaattgtgatgctagttgttTTGTTCCTTTTGACTATGCTGGTTTTGGTTGTATCATTCGCAATTCTGATGGATGTTGGTTGAAAGGTTGCACTGGAAAAGTCGAAGTGTGCAGTGTTCTTTTTGCTGAATTGTATGCAATTTGGAGAGGTTTACTTCTTGCTTGGGATAGTGGATTTCGTGAGATTATTTGTGAAACAGACTGTTTAAAAGTTCTTTTCTTGGTAAACCAAAGAATGCTTGATAAGGATATTCTAGAATGGGATTTGGCAAAGCATATACAGGAGGTTATGAGTTGGAATTGGagagtctctattcttttaattcagagGAATGCAAATAGTGTTGCAGATTGTATGGCTAAAGCAGCTACTTCTGGCGCGGACATTCCTAATAGCTAA
- the LOC107622045 gene encoding putative disease resistance RPP13-like protein 1 has product MAAEAILSSVLSVVFDRMSSPEVVNWIKGKKLTQNLIERLKTNLYAVQAFLVDAEQKQTKERPVKDWLHSLKHAMYVADDLLDEVFTKAATQKDPGTFLSRFSGILNLQDRDVANRMEEVIDRIESLVIQKDTLGLREIPKENMSWRITTSLVETSDVCGREEDKEAIVKLLLDDDGDDTGGHSDVSVIPIVGMGGIGKTTLAQLVYQDGKVKENFDFQAWICVSEEFDVFKVTKTIIESITSSFCSLTDLNLLQHDLKEKLSRKKFFVVLDDVWSESYDDWNKLLKPFRKGVKGSKILITTRSKRVASLVQTVSPYELSLLSEKDCWLVFSKHARLSTVSMENPTLRKVGRDLVKKCDGLPLAAQALGGLLRGNSDIKYWNHLLKSEIWEHSDDKIKVVPALRISYYYLPSYLKECFVYCSLYPKDYEFSKAELILLWMAENFLQPAGKKTLEEVGDEYFDELIARSFFQPHKIYNNKFVMHDLVHDLAMIFAGEFYFRAEELETAVEVDIKTRHLSHNAKGNYPISKLLGVCDRMKHTRSFLGLNLNSDIPFNMENAPCILLSKLKYLRALSFNCFPLESLPDSIGELIHLRYLDLSDTRIMTLPDTLCNLYNLQTLKLAGCEKLKALPVGMKDLTNLRYLDIRGTDLREMPEGMSKLTSLQFLSKYDVGKREGNKINELGALGNLHQTILIDKLENVVNSSEALEARMFDKDGIESLFLKWSPDEYENTVDSQIERDILEKLQPHRNLKQLKIWGYRGTTFPDWLGHCSYHNITQITLGGIFPCYVKNCCMLPSLGQLPFLKHLDISMFERLAIVGAEFYRNDESCLETPFPMLETLRFYSMPCWEEWRSLEFNAFPRLRELIIWNCPMLRGDLPNQLPSLEDLFIQNCEQLSCCVPRAPAITSLGIEGSNEVRIGELPPLLDKLSIDGKHQAESVMEAIAHTQLTCLTYLCISGCSSHVLFPVSSIPASLQELTISNCNKLEFRMEGQHHSLHDLTIHNSCDSVTSLSLDSFPNLLRVKISKCEKMESLVVSRSLSCLRSLNINNCGSLKSLKTLWMASPQLEDLRLLGCPEIDLCATGDPQRSLRNLTISYCEKQLSCVASQFHGLTHLRIEGEYESVKCLPKEGWLPATLESLTLGRIESVEMLECKGLAHLTSLQQLRIEYCYNLENIDGEKLPASLLRLIILGSPLGKRCEMKDPQVWPKISHIPAIQVDWRWIW; this is encoded by the coding sequence ATGGCTGCAGAAGCTATTTTGTCTTCCGTTCTTAGTGTTGTTTTCGACAGGATGTCCTCCCCTGAAGTTGTTAACTGGATCAAAGGGAAGAAGCTTACTCAGAACCTGATTGAAAGGTTGAAGACTAATCTTTATGCTGTTCAAGCCTTTCTCGTCGATGCTGAGCAGAAGCAGACCAAGGAGAGACCTGTCAAGGACTGGCTTCATAGTCTCAAACATGCCATGTATGTTGCTGATGACTTGCTCGATGAAGTCTTCACCAAAGCTGCCACTCAGAAGGATCCAGGTACCTTCCTCTCTCGTTTCTCTGGTATTCTCAATTTGCAAGATCGGGATGTAGCAAACAGGATGGAGGAAGTCATTGATAGGATAGAGTCTCTTGTGATTCAAAAAGACACTCTTGGTCTCAGAGAGATTCCTAAGGAGAACATGTCATGGAGGATCACTACATCTCTAGTTGAAACATCTGATGTATGTGGCAGGGAAGAAGACAAGGAGGCCATAGTAAAACTCTTGttggatgatgatggtgatgatacTGGTGGTCATAGTGATGTATCTGTGATTCCCATTGTTGGCATGGGTGGGATAGGAAAGACTACTTTGGCCCAATTGGTTTACCAGGATGGCAAAGTGAAGGAGAATTTTGATTTTCAAGCTTGGATTTGTGTGTCAGAAGAGTTTGATGTTTTCAAGGTCACCAAGACTATAATCGAGTCAATAACTTCAAGTTTTTGCAGCTTGACAGATTTGAATTTGCTTCAGCATGATTTAAAAGAAAAGTTGTCAAGGAAAAAGTTCTTTGTTGTCTTGGACGATGTATGGAGTGAAAGTTACGATGATTGGAATAAACTTCTAAAACCTTTTCGAAAAGGGGTTAAGGGAAGTAAAATTCTGATAACTACTAGAAGTAAAAGAGTGGCTTCTTTGGTGCAAACTGTTTCACCTTATGAATTAAGCTTATTGTCTGAGAAAGATTGTTGGTTAGTGTTTTCAAAACATGCACGTCTCTCAACTGTTTCTATGGAGAATCCGACCTTGAGAAAAGTCGGCAGAGATCTCGTAAAGAAGTGTGATGGATTGCCCTTGGCAGCTCAAGCCCTTGGAGGTTTATTGCGTGGAAATTCTGATATCAAGTATTGGAATCATTTATTGAAGAGTGAGATCTGGGAACACTCCGATGATAAGATAAAGGTTGTTCCTGCGTTAAGAATCAGTTATTACTATCTTCCTTCTTATTTAAAGGAGTGCTTTGTTTATTGTTCTTTGTATCCCAAAGACTATGAATTTAGCAAAGCTGAATTGATATTGCTATGGATGGCAGAGAATTTTTTGCAACCAGCAGGAAAAAAGActctagaagaagttggtgatgAATATTTTGATGAATTGATTGCGAGATCATTTTTCCAACCTCATAAGATTTATAATAACAAGTTTGTGATGCATGATCTGGTGCATGATTTGGCAATGATATTTGCTGGAGAATTCTATTTCAGAGCTGAAGAGCTTGAGACTGCAGTTGAGGTTGATATTAAAACTCGCCATTTGTCACATAATGCCAAAGGCAATTATCCAATCTCAAAACTTTTGGGAGTTTGTGACCGAATGAAACACACAAGGTCATTTCTTGGACTCAATTTGAATTCAGATATTCCATTTAACATGGAAAATGCACCTTGTATCTTGTTGTCAAAGTTGAAGTACCTGAGGGCTTTGTCGTTCAACTGCTTTCCTCTTGAGTCATTGCCTGATTCAATAGGTGAGTTGATTCATTTGCGTTACTTGGATTTGTCTGACACCCGCATCATGACATTGCCCGATACACTTTGTAACTTATACAATTTACAGACCTTGAAGCTGGCTGGATGTGAGAAACTAAAAGCCCTTCCTGTTGGCATGAAAGATCTAACAAATTTGCGTTACCTTGATATTAGGGGGACTGATTTGCGTGAGATGCCGGAAGGCATGAGCAAATTGACAAGTTTGCAGTTTTTAAGCAAGTATGATGTCGGGAAGCGTGAAGGGAACAAGATTAATGAATTGGGAGCACTTGGAAATCTACACCAAACAATTTTGATTGACAAATTGGAGAATGTGGTCAATAGCAGCGAAGCTTTGGAGGCAAGAATGTTTGATAAGGATGGCATTGAATCTTTGTTCTTGAAGTGGTCGCCAGATGAATATGAGAATACAGTTGATTCCCAAATTGAAAGAGATATACTTGAAAAGTTACAACCTCATCGTAATTTGAAACAACTAAAAATTTGGGGTTACAGGGGTACAACATTTCCGGATTGGTTGGGACATTGTTCTTACCACAACATCACCCAAATAACACTGGGCGGTATTTTTCCGTGTTATGTCAAGAATTGTTGTATGCTTCCTTCACTTGGACAGTTGCCCTTTTTGAAGCACCTGGACATTTCAATGTTTGAAAGGCTTGCTATTGTGGGGGCTGAGTTTTACCGAAATGATGAATCTTGTCTGGAGACTCCATTTCCAATGCTTGAAACTCTTAGATTTTACTCAATGCCTTGCTGGGAGGAATGGCGTTCGTTGGAGTTCAATGCATTTCCTCGACTTAGGGAGCTTATCATATGGAATTGTCCCATGTTGAGAGGAGATTTGCCAAATCAACTACCATCTTTGGAAGATCTTTTTATTCAGAATTGCGAGCAGCTCAGTTGTTGTGTTCCAAGAGCTCCCGCGATTACCTCTTTAGGCATAGAAGGAAGCAATGAAGTGAGAATTGGGGAGCTGCCTCCGTTGCTGGATAAGCTATCAATTGATGGAAAGCATCAAGCGGAGTCGGTGATGGAGGCCATTGCGCACACCCAACTCACTTGCCTCACATATTTATGCATCTCAGGTTGTTCATCCCACGTATTGTTTCCAGTGAGTAGTATTCCCGCATCACTACAAGAGCTGACGATATCGAATTGCAACAAATTAGAATTCCGAATGGAAGGCCAACACCACTCATTGCATGATCTAACCATACATAACAGCTGTGATTCGGTTACATCCTTGTCGCTGGATTCCTTTCCAAATCTCCTGCGTGTCAAAATCAGCAAGTGTGAAAAGATGGAGTCTCTCGTGGTGTCACGCTCTCTTTCATGTCTCCGTTCTTTAAATATAAATAATTGTGGGAGTTTGAAATCCCTCAAGACGCTATGGATGGCATCACCTCAGCTAGAAGATCTCAGATTACTTGGTTGCCCAGAGATTGATTTGTGTGCTACAGGGGATCCACAGCGTAGCTTGAGAAATCTTACCATCAGCTACTGCGAGAAACAACTCAGCTGTGTAGCATCGCAGTTTCATGGGCTTACTCATCTTCGTATTGAAGGTGAATATGAGAGTGTGAAGTGTCTCCCTAAGGAAGGTTGGTTGCCTGCCACCCTTGAGTCTCTCACACTGGGTCGCATTGAAAGTGTGGAGATGTTGGAATGCAAGGGACTTGCCCACCTCACCTCCCTCCAACAATTACGTATTGAATATTGTTACAATTTGGAGAACATTGACGGAGAAAAGCTGCCTGCCTCTCTGTTACGACTCATCATCCTTGGAAGCCCTTTGGGTAAACGGTGTGAGATGAAGGACCCGCAGGTTTGGCCCAAAATTTCCCACATCCCCGCC